The following are from one region of the Salvia hispanica cultivar TCC Black 2014 chromosome 1, UniMelb_Shisp_WGS_1.0, whole genome shotgun sequence genome:
- the LOC125203704 gene encoding protein ABIL1-like, producing the protein MEAEGARAENRSLRFDAVSMERSKSFVTALQDLKNLRPQLYSAAEYCEKSYLHSEEKQMVLDNLKDYAVRALVNAIDHLGTVAYKLGDILEQQTSDISSMELKVTCLNQQLLTCQIYTEKEGLRQQQLLAIIPRHHKHYILPNSVNKKVHFNPHIQTDPRQPALARARLYHAGATAAKTLSWHLASETKSTLKGSVRSILSNENSQTYGRTSGIPSMSDIEENARMKSTPASSAAMQKLGVVQQDAFEGSKPLTPFRSFDNLTQREIVRPPVRSRSVLSAFFVKQKTPKLRTGA; encoded by the exons ATGGAGGCGGAGGGAGCTCGAGCGGAGAACCGGAGCCTCAGGTTCGACGCGGTGTCCATGGAGAGAAGTAAGAGCTTTGTTACTGCATTACAG GATCTCAAGAACCTCAGGCCTCAACTATACTCTGCTGCAGAATACTGTGAGAAGTCCTACCTTCACAGTGAGGAAAAACAAAT GGTGTTGGACAATCTTAAGGATTATGCTGTACGAGCTCTAGTGAATGCTATCGACCACCTTGGTACTGTTGCTTACAAGCTGGGTGATATCCTGGAACAACAGACATCAGACATCTCATCAATGGAGCTTAAAGTTACTTGTCTAAATCAG CAACTGCTTACATGCCAAATATATACGGAAAAAGAAGGTCTTAGGCAGCAGCAGTTATTAGCTATCATCCCAAGGCATCACAAACATTATATCTTGCCAA ATTCTGTGAACAAGAAGGTGCACTTTAACCCACATATACAGACTGATCCTAGGCAACCTGCACTGGCAAGAGCCCGTCTTTATCATGCAG GTGCTACAGCCGCAAAAACTCTCTCTTGGCATTTAGCATCTGAAACCAAGTCAACTTTGAAAGGCTCTGTACGTAGTATTTTAAG caaTGAAAACTCGCAAACATATGGGAGAACCTCTGGGATACCCAGCATGTCAG ATATTGAAGAGAATGCACGGATGAAATCCACACCGGCTTCAAGTGCAGCGATGCAAAAACTGGGTGTTGTACAACAG GATGCTTTTGAGGGCTCGAAACCTCTGACTCCATTCCGGTCATTTGACAATCTTACACAAAGAGAAATAGTTCGACCCCCTGTTCGCAGCAGGAGTGTGCTCTCAGCTTTCTTTGTGAAGCAAAAGACACCAAAGTTGAGGACGGGCGCATAA